The Sinomicrobium kalidii genome contains a region encoding:
- the dgt gene encoding dGTP triphosphohydrolase, with product MQWEELLSLRRQGDTNKRLRKEQEETRLGFEVDYDRIIFSSSFRSLQDKTQVIPLSKTDFVHTRLTHSMEVSVVGRSLGRIVGKKILEKHPYLKEVHGYRFNDFGAIVAAAALAHDIGNPPFGHSGEKAIGAFFKGGEGAKYKTLLSPKQYQDLTDFEGNANGFKILTESRDGVKGGLRLSYATLGAFTKYPKESLPKKPTRHIADKKFGFFQSEKAFFAEVAAELNLIQTRSGDDISYARHPLAFLVEAADDICYTIIDFEDGINLGLIEEEYALEYLIKLVKDSINTGKYGELKTREDRISYLRALAINTLIGEAARVFTAYEEAILKGEFSASLLDKCRYTAQVNDIIKLSIEKIYKSKEVTEKEISGYAIVEKLLEVFCKAALHKLKGEDTHYDELVLNLIPEKYLQGFTSEYSCLLGVSCFVASLTDGRVVGIYNKINGGQIGG from the coding sequence ATGCAGTGGGAAGAACTTTTATCCCTCAGAAGACAGGGCGATACCAACAAACGATTGCGAAAAGAACAGGAAGAGACCCGTTTGGGGTTTGAGGTGGATTATGATCGTATCATATTTTCCTCCTCCTTCCGCAGTTTGCAGGACAAGACACAGGTGATCCCGTTGTCCAAAACCGATTTTGTACACACCCGGCTTACCCATAGCATGGAAGTTTCAGTAGTGGGTCGTAGCCTGGGGAGGATAGTCGGCAAAAAAATACTGGAAAAACATCCTTACCTGAAGGAAGTGCACGGCTACCGTTTTAACGATTTCGGGGCTATAGTGGCTGCCGCGGCACTCGCGCATGACATCGGTAATCCGCCTTTCGGACATAGCGGAGAGAAAGCCATAGGGGCCTTTTTTAAAGGCGGGGAAGGGGCAAAATACAAAACGTTGCTCAGCCCGAAGCAATACCAGGACCTTACCGATTTTGAAGGGAATGCCAATGGTTTTAAAATACTCACCGAGAGCCGGGACGGGGTAAAAGGAGGTCTGAGGCTCAGTTATGCCACACTTGGGGCATTTACCAAATATCCGAAGGAATCCCTGCCGAAAAAGCCGACGAGACATATAGCCGATAAGAAATTCGGGTTTTTCCAGTCAGAAAAAGCATTTTTTGCCGAGGTAGCTGCCGAACTCAACCTTATACAGACCCGGAGCGGAGACGACATTTCCTATGCCCGGCACCCGCTTGCTTTTCTTGTGGAAGCTGCCGATGACATCTGCTATACGATCATCGATTTTGAAGATGGCATTAACCTCGGGTTGATAGAAGAGGAATACGCCCTGGAATACCTCATTAAACTCGTGAAAGACAGTATCAATACCGGGAAGTACGGAGAATTAAAGACCAGGGAAGACCGGATCAGTTATCTCCGTGCACTGGCCATCAATACCCTTATCGGGGAAGCCGCAAGAGTGTTTACAGCGTATGAAGAAGCCATATTAAAAGGGGAATTTTCCGCATCGCTGCTGGATAAGTGCAGGTATACCGCCCAGGTGAACGATATTATAAAGCTCAGTATCGAAAAGATATATAAGTCGAAGGAAGTCACCGAAAAGGAAATCTCCGGATATGCCATTGTCGAGAAGCTTCTGGAAGTATTCTGCAAGGCAGCCCTTCATAAGCTAAAAGGAGAGGATACGCACTATGATGAGCTTGTGCTTAACCTGATCCCCGAAAAATATTTGCAGGGATTTACTTCCGAATACAGTTGTCTGCTGGGGGTAAGCTGTTTTGTGGCCAGCCTTACCGATGGCAGGGTAGTAGGCATTTACAACAAGATCAACGGCGGGCAGATCGGAGGGTAA
- a CDS encoding RDD family protein, with protein sequence MQKKYYYLPEKVYASKGKRLANLIIDRIVIYILTFLLGILSFILADMFGMGGFLRFIENMTAVEELLFGILVSLVYYTAIESITGRTIGKFITNTRVINKGEKKATPDEVFIRSICRFIPFDAFSFLGSEGRGWHDSLAGTFVVDIKKYEEEKQIREGLDQLGNNTEQL encoded by the coding sequence ATGCAAAAAAAATACTATTACCTTCCGGAAAAGGTATATGCCAGCAAGGGAAAGCGCCTGGCCAACCTGATTATAGACCGGATCGTGATCTATATCCTGACCTTTTTGCTCGGAATACTGTCTTTTATCCTGGCCGATATGTTCGGCATGGGAGGCTTTCTCCGTTTTATTGAAAATATGACGGCTGTGGAGGAACTTCTTTTCGGGATACTCGTCAGCCTGGTTTATTATACCGCTATTGAGAGTATAACCGGGAGGACCATAGGGAAGTTTATTACCAATACCCGGGTTATTAACAAAGGAGAAAAGAAAGCCACCCCGGATGAAGTGTTTATCCGGAGTATCTGCCGGTTTATCCCGTTCGATGCATTTTCCTTTCTGGGCAGCGAAGGAAGGGGATGGCACGATTCCCTGGCCGGGACTTTTGTAGTGGACATCAAAAAATATGAAGAAGAAAAACAAATCCGGGAAGGACTGGACCAATTAGGAAATAATACGGAACAACTATGA
- a CDS encoding ribonucleoside-diphosphate reductase subunit alpha — translation MYVIKRDGRKEPVMFDKITARVRKLCYGLNPLVDPVKVAMRVIEGLYDGVTTSELDNLAAEIAATMTTTHPDYAKLAARISVSNLHKNTKKSFSETMADLYHYVNPRTGKKAPLLSDEVFKVVQDNAEKLDSTIIYNRDFGYDYFGFKTLERSYLLKLNGKIAERPQHMLMRVAVGIHLDDMDSVVETYELMSKKYFTHATPTLFNSGTPKPQMSSCFLLAMKDDSIDGIYDTLKQTAKISQSAGGIGLSIHNIRATGSYIAGTNGTSNGIVPMLRVFNDTARYVDQGGGKRKGSFAIYVEPWHADILDFLDLKKNHGKEEMRARDLFYAMWISDLFMKRVEQNDSWTLMCPNECPGLYDSYGEEFEKKYEEYEAAGKGRKTVKARELWEKILESQIETGTPYMLYKDAANRKSNQKNLGTIRSSNLCTEILEYTSPDEVAVCNLASIALPMFIKGKEFDHKELFKVTKRVTRNLNRVIDRNYYPVKEAENSNFRHRPIGLGVQGLADTFIRLRMPFTSDEAKTLNQEIFETIYFAAVTASMEMAREEGPYESFKGSPISKGEFQYNLWGIKDEELSGRWNWAKLRKDVVKHGVRNSLLVAPMPTASTSQILGNNECFEPYTSNIYTRRVLSGEFIVVNKHLLEDLVDLGLWTEDLKQELMRANGSIQHIEGIPQEIKDLYKTVWELSMKDIIDMSRQRGYFIDQSQSLNLFMENANYAKLTSMHFYAWKSGLKTGMYYLRTKSAVDAIKFTLDNSKKEAPQPKQAEVPAEAATVVQNSGKNAPVAVDPLTPEELKEMLAKSRESEDDDCLMCGS, via the coding sequence GGCGTAACCACGTCGGAACTGGATAACCTGGCTGCCGAAATTGCGGCCACCATGACCACCACACATCCGGACTATGCCAAGCTTGCGGCGAGGATATCAGTGTCCAACCTTCATAAGAATACCAAGAAGTCCTTTTCGGAGACCATGGCAGACCTTTACCATTACGTCAATCCGCGAACAGGTAAAAAAGCACCGCTGCTGTCTGATGAAGTTTTTAAGGTTGTTCAGGATAATGCCGAAAAACTGGATTCCACCATTATTTACAACCGGGATTTCGGATACGACTATTTCGGGTTCAAAACCCTTGAACGGTCCTACCTGCTGAAACTTAACGGAAAAATTGCCGAGCGTCCGCAACACATGCTGATGCGTGTGGCCGTTGGTATCCATCTTGACGATATGGACAGCGTTGTAGAAACCTACGAACTCATGTCCAAAAAATACTTTACACACGCTACGCCCACACTGTTTAATTCCGGAACACCGAAACCGCAGATGTCGTCCTGCTTTTTGCTGGCCATGAAAGACGACAGTATTGACGGCATTTACGATACCCTGAAGCAAACAGCCAAGATCTCGCAGTCTGCCGGGGGGATCGGGTTGTCTATCCATAACATACGTGCCACGGGAAGTTATATAGCCGGAACAAACGGAACATCCAACGGTATAGTGCCCATGCTCCGTGTGTTTAACGATACTGCCCGTTATGTAGACCAGGGAGGCGGTAAACGGAAAGGGAGCTTTGCCATCTATGTGGAGCCCTGGCATGCCGATATCCTTGATTTCCTCGACCTGAAGAAAAATCACGGAAAAGAGGAAATGCGTGCACGCGATCTGTTCTACGCCATGTGGATATCCGACCTGTTCATGAAAAGGGTGGAACAGAACGACAGCTGGACACTGATGTGCCCGAACGAATGCCCCGGACTGTATGACAGCTACGGCGAGGAATTTGAGAAGAAATACGAAGAATACGAAGCCGCCGGAAAAGGAAGAAAAACCGTAAAGGCCAGGGAGCTCTGGGAAAAAATACTCGAATCACAGATAGAGACGGGAACCCCTTACATGCTTTACAAGGATGCGGCCAACCGGAAATCCAACCAGAAGAATCTGGGGACCATACGCTCTTCCAACCTCTGTACCGAAATACTGGAATACACCTCTCCCGATGAGGTTGCCGTATGTAACCTGGCGTCTATAGCACTGCCCATGTTCATCAAGGGCAAGGAGTTCGATCATAAGGAACTCTTCAAGGTTACCAAACGTGTGACGCGAAACCTTAACAGGGTTATCGACAGGAACTATTACCCGGTGAAGGAAGCCGAAAATTCCAACTTCCGTCACCGTCCCATTGGCCTGGGTGTACAAGGTCTGGCCGATACTTTTATCCGCCTGAGGATGCCATTCACCTCTGATGAGGCCAAAACATTGAATCAGGAGATTTTTGAAACCATTTATTTCGCTGCCGTCACCGCTTCCATGGAGATGGCCAGGGAAGAAGGGCCTTACGAATCCTTCAAAGGATCACCGATCTCCAAAGGAGAATTCCAATACAACCTTTGGGGCATAAAGGATGAAGAACTGAGCGGAAGATGGAACTGGGCCAAACTGCGTAAGGACGTGGTAAAACACGGGGTGCGGAATTCCCTGCTTGTAGCTCCCATGCCAACGGCGTCTACTTCACAGATTCTCGGGAACAATGAATGCTTCGAACCCTACACCTCTAATATTTATACCCGAAGAGTACTGTCCGGAGAATTTATCGTGGTGAACAAGCACCTGCTGGAAGACCTGGTAGATCTCGGCCTGTGGACGGAAGACCTTAAACAGGAACTGATGCGTGCCAACGGTTCCATACAACATATAGAGGGTATTCCGCAGGAGATCAAGGACCTGTATAAAACCGTATGGGAACTGAGCATGAAAGACATTATCGACATGTCCCGTCAAAGGGGGTATTTTATAGATCAGTCACAATCCCTGAACCTGTTTATGGAAAACGCCAACTACGCGAAACTCACCTCCATGCATTTCTATGCCTGGAAGAGCGGGCTCAAGACAGGAATGTATTACCTCAGGACCAAATCGGCCGTAGATGCCATTAAATTTACGCTGGACAACAGTAAAAAAGAGGCGCCTCAGCCCAAACAGGCTGAAGTACCCGCAGAAGCAGCTACCGTGGTACAGAACTCGGGGAAAAACGCCCCGGTGGCCGTAGATCCGCTGACTCCCGAGGAATTAAAGGAAATGCTCGCCAAATCACGTGAAAGTGAAGATGACGATTGCCTGATGTGCGGGTCGTAA